A stretch of Exiguobacterium sp. BMC-KP DNA encodes these proteins:
- a CDS encoding PP2C family protein-serine/threonine phosphatase yields the protein MSILVVDDELTNLMLLERLLENEGYDVVKAMSGEEAIELMEDPLFIEQLDVVLLDVEMPGISGIEATRLIRKRFGLDELPILIVSGRSNEEDIVDGLDAGASDYTTKPIRKTELLARVRNAVGLKQAIDARKRYEKVLQEDFDLAQKLQQSVLSANIEDDEIRIMATYIPSKKLAGDMYAWYRISQNKYGIILFDVMGHGVSSALITMGMSSILFELVHRIGDPAQVLEELNQQMSRLFPGDETEIYFTAVYLYIDLDEMKLSYANAGHPPGLLRMNDQIIPLENTGLPVGMFEDSTYSSKTIDIVSPGCVYLYTDGFMELYSKGIDEGIHAIQNLIEQQGPNIHQLIQPDQSDEADDLCLVTVEIN from the coding sequence ATGAGTATTTTGGTCGTAGATGACGAATTAACGAATTTGATGCTCCTAGAGCGATTGTTAGAAAATGAAGGATATGACGTCGTCAAAGCGATGAGTGGGGAAGAAGCAATTGAGTTGATGGAGGATCCGTTATTCATTGAACAATTGGACGTCGTTCTCCTCGATGTTGAAATGCCGGGGATCAGCGGAATCGAGGCGACTCGTTTGATTCGAAAGCGATTCGGTCTCGATGAGTTGCCGATTCTAATTGTCTCCGGGCGATCAAATGAAGAAGATATCGTTGATGGACTTGATGCAGGAGCATCAGATTATACGACGAAACCAATCCGTAAAACGGAATTGCTCGCACGAGTTCGCAATGCAGTCGGCTTGAAGCAGGCAATCGATGCGCGGAAGCGATACGAAAAAGTCTTGCAAGAAGATTTTGATTTAGCGCAAAAATTACAACAAAGTGTGCTTAGTGCCAATATCGAGGATGATGAGATCCGGATCATGGCGACGTATATCCCGTCTAAGAAATTAGCGGGGGATATGTATGCGTGGTATCGCATCTCTCAGAATAAATACGGCATCATCTTGTTCGATGTTATGGGGCATGGTGTCTCTTCTGCCTTAATCACGATGGGAATGAGTTCGATTTTGTTCGAACTCGTACACCGAATCGGTGATCCGGCTCAAGTCCTTGAAGAGTTGAATCAACAGATGAGTCGATTGTTCCCAGGGGACGAGACAGAAATCTATTTCACAGCCGTCTACCTGTATATCGACTTAGATGAGATGAAACTCAGCTATGCGAACGCAGGGCATCCACCTGGTTTACTACGAATGAATGATCAAATCATTCCGCTTGAGAATACGGGACTTCCAGTCGGTATGTTCGAAGACTCCACATATTCGAGTAAGACAATCGATATCGTCTCGCCAGGATGTGTTTATCTCTATACGGACGGCTTCATGGAACTCTATAGTAAAGGCATTGATGAAGGGATCCACGCGATCCAGAACTTGATTGAACAACAAGGACCAAACATTCACCAGTTGATCCAACCGGATCAGAGCGATGAAGCGGATGATCTTTGTCTCGTGACAGTCGAGATTAACTAA
- a CDS encoding magnesium transporter CorA family protein — protein sequence MLTIYRSDVTGAVNEIQEFTKGSWIHLVNPTKDEADQVIAATKIPEDFIYDPLDVEEKPRFEKDEEGLLMIVDVPYIEEESSGRRYNTIPLGIIVTSRHFITVCSQQLDVLTLFSSGKLRGFRTNYRSRFVFQILYKVSSSYLRFLRQIDRRMDELEEELQRSMRNQEIFQLMNLQKSLVYFMTSLKSNDGVLDRIIKTPSLEKHEDDEDLLEDVFVEHRQAMEMAQIYKDIISSTMDTFGSVISNNVNFVMKFLASITIVISIPTMISGMFGMNVHVPWEGEVIGFWIVFGMMIFFSGLAAFILWRRRFF from the coding sequence ATGTTGACGATTTATCGAAGCGATGTCACCGGGGCAGTCAACGAGATACAGGAGTTCACGAAAGGTTCCTGGATCCATCTTGTCAATCCGACAAAGGATGAAGCCGACCAAGTCATCGCTGCTACGAAAATTCCAGAGGATTTCATTTATGACCCTTTGGACGTGGAAGAAAAGCCACGTTTTGAAAAAGATGAAGAAGGCTTACTGATGATCGTCGACGTTCCCTACATCGAGGAAGAATCATCAGGACGCCGTTATAATACGATTCCGCTCGGTATCATCGTGACATCTCGTCATTTCATCACGGTCTGTTCGCAACAGCTCGACGTGCTGACGTTATTCTCAAGTGGTAAGTTGCGTGGATTCCGAACGAATTATCGATCGCGATTCGTATTTCAGATTCTCTACAAAGTCAGTTCCTCGTATTTACGTTTCTTGCGTCAAATCGATCGTCGCATGGATGAACTCGAGGAAGAGCTACAACGTTCAATGCGAAATCAAGAAATCTTTCAATTAATGAACCTCCAGAAATCATTAGTCTATTTCATGACATCCTTGAAATCGAACGATGGTGTACTCGACCGGATCATCAAGACACCAAGTCTTGAGAAACACGAAGACGATGAGGACTTACTCGAAGACGTCTTCGTCGAACACCGACAAGCAATGGAAATGGCACAAATCTATAAAGATATCATCAGCTCGACGATGGATACATTCGGTTCCGTCATCTCGAATAATGTCAACTTCGTCATGAAGTTCCTTGCCTCGATTACGATCGTCATCTCGATTCCAACGATGATTTCCGGAATGTTCGGGATGAACGTTCACGTTCCGTGGGAAGGTGAAGTCATTGGTTTCTGGATTGTCTTCGGAATGATGATTTTTTTCTCTGGTCTTGCTGCGTTTATTTTATGGCGGAGAAGGTTCTTCTAG
- a CDS encoding Hpt domain-containing protein, producing the protein MPFFNAKKLEELQSIAGGDHAFLQKIGETYIAQFDRKFPELKDAVAKQDAEQTEKLAHLLKGASYSVAADDLADEFELLEKEAESGSMTGTQGIVDRIEQDMVEFRVVWLDVFTGKNLDALR; encoded by the coding sequence ATGCCTTTTTTTAATGCTAAAAAGCTCGAAGAACTTCAATCGATCGCAGGTGGGGACCATGCGTTTCTCCAAAAAATCGGAGAGACGTACATCGCACAATTCGATCGAAAGTTTCCTGAACTAAAAGATGCCGTTGCTAAACAAGACGCTGAGCAAACTGAAAAGTTAGCTCACTTGTTAAAAGGTGCTTCCTATTCCGTCGCTGCCGATGATTTAGCTGATGAATTCGAACTGCTTGAAAAAGAAGCAGAATCTGGTTCGATGACTGGAACCCAAGGAATCGTTGATCGGATTGAACAGGATATGGTCGAATTCCGAGTTGTCTGGCTCGATGTTTTTACTGGAAAAAATCTTGACGCATTGCGTTGA
- a CDS encoding chemotaxis protein CheV: MYNQHDILLEAGTNELEIVIFHCGPYTFGINVMKVREIIVPLPMTPLPGTPDAVKGLIELRGEVMTVIDLPTVIGVPHDEATEDRLIICEFNGEKSVLRVDSVTEIRRISWEQIDTPNELARGIEGLTNGVVKTGDKMIILLDYEKIALELSRKDIFAREEGRRVQSRDRTDKVIWIAEDSEMLRTLIIETLEEAGYHGLKWFINGKDAFDAFEQGSNCDLLITDIEMPKMDGLHLTKRLREDDRYGELPIIVFSSLISDDLRHKGESVGVNAQITKPEIGRLIETVDSFVL; encoded by the coding sequence ATGTACAATCAGCACGATATTTTATTAGAAGCCGGCACGAACGAACTCGAGATCGTCATCTTCCATTGCGGTCCGTATACGTTTGGTATCAACGTTATGAAGGTCCGGGAAATCATCGTTCCGCTCCCGATGACACCACTCCCGGGTACACCGGATGCTGTCAAAGGATTAATTGAACTCCGCGGCGAGGTCATGACAGTGATCGATTTGCCAACAGTTATTGGTGTTCCTCATGACGAAGCAACCGAGGATCGACTGATTATCTGTGAATTTAATGGAGAAAAGAGCGTCCTACGTGTCGATTCGGTAACAGAAATTCGTCGAATTTCGTGGGAGCAGATCGATACACCAAACGAACTCGCTCGTGGGATCGAGGGACTAACGAACGGAGTCGTCAAAACGGGCGACAAAATGATCATCTTACTTGATTATGAAAAAATCGCCCTTGAGCTCTCACGCAAAGATATCTTCGCCCGCGAAGAAGGACGTCGCGTCCAGTCTCGTGATCGGACTGATAAAGTCATCTGGATTGCCGAAGACTCGGAAATGCTGCGGACATTAATCATCGAAACACTCGAAGAGGCCGGCTATCACGGACTGAAATGGTTCATCAACGGAAAAGACGCCTTTGATGCCTTCGAACAAGGAAGTAATTGTGATCTCCTCATCACGGATATTGAAATGCCGAAGATGGATGGACTTCATCTGACAAAACGGCTTCGTGAAGACGATCGTTATGGTGAGTTACCAATCATTGTCTTCTCGTCATTGATTTCCGACGATTTACGACATAAAGGTGAATCTGTCGGTGTTAACGCTCAAATCACAAAACCGGAAATCGGTCGCCTGATCGAGACAGTTGATTCATTCGTTTTATAA
- a CDS encoding NADP-dependent glyceraldehyde-3-phosphate dehydrogenase, with amino-acid sequence MTTATTYTFLLDGQWHESESKETIEISSPYKEELVGRVQAMIKPEVDRAIASAKAAQAEWAKQPANKRAELLHAWATELEKRADEIGEVIMREVGKGRADGVKEVKRTAEIIRYTAEEGLRFDGQMMQGDSFPGGSAKKIAVIKKAPLGVVLAISPFNYPVNLAAAKLAPALMTGNAVVFKPATQGSISGILMVEALVAAGLPAGLVNIVTGRGSVIGDYLTAHPGINMITFTGGTGTGQHLSRQSAMIPLVLELGGKDPALVLEDANLSLAADHIISGAFSYSGQRCTAIKRVFVLDHQADALIEELNTRIAKLTVGSPEQDSVVVPLIDTKSADFVEGLITDATEKGATLVTGGGRTSNLIEPTLLDNVTRDMRVAWEEPFGPVLPIIRVNSVDEMIAYANESEYGLQASVFTENIDAAFAVADALETGSVQINGRTERGPDHFPFIGVKSSGLGVQGVGRSLASMTRDKLTVLNLK; translated from the coding sequence ATGACTACAGCAACAACCTACACATTTTTACTAGATGGACAATGGCATGAAAGTGAATCAAAAGAGACGATTGAAATCTCTTCACCATATAAAGAGGAACTTGTCGGTCGCGTTCAAGCGATGATAAAACCAGAAGTCGACCGTGCCATCGCTTCAGCGAAAGCGGCGCAAGCAGAGTGGGCGAAACAACCAGCGAACAAGCGGGCTGAATTGCTTCATGCTTGGGCAACGGAACTTGAGAAACGTGCAGACGAAATCGGTGAAGTCATCATGCGCGAAGTTGGTAAAGGACGCGCGGATGGCGTTAAAGAAGTCAAACGGACAGCTGAAATCATCCGTTATACAGCGGAAGAAGGTCTTCGTTTTGACGGTCAGATGATGCAAGGGGACTCGTTCCCAGGCGGTAGTGCGAAAAAAATCGCGGTCATTAAAAAAGCACCGCTCGGCGTCGTACTTGCAATCTCACCATTTAACTACCCAGTCAACTTGGCAGCAGCAAAACTTGCACCTGCACTCATGACAGGGAACGCGGTCGTCTTCAAACCAGCAACACAAGGTTCAATCAGCGGAATCTTGATGGTCGAAGCGCTCGTCGCAGCAGGTCTTCCAGCTGGACTCGTCAACATCGTCACAGGTCGTGGATCAGTCATCGGTGACTATTTGACGGCTCACCCAGGGATCAACATGATCACATTCACAGGTGGCACAGGAACAGGACAACACTTGTCGCGTCAATCCGCAATGATTCCACTCGTCCTTGAGCTTGGCGGAAAAGACCCAGCACTCGTCCTTGAAGATGCAAACTTGTCGCTCGCGGCAGATCATATCATCAGTGGGGCGTTCTCGTACTCGGGTCAACGTTGTACAGCAATCAAACGTGTCTTCGTCCTTGATCATCAAGCAGATGCGTTGATTGAAGAACTCAACACGCGTATTGCGAAATTGACAGTCGGTTCACCTGAACAAGACAGTGTCGTCGTTCCACTCATCGATACGAAATCTGCTGATTTCGTCGAAGGATTGATTACGGATGCAACTGAAAAAGGCGCAACGCTCGTCACAGGTGGCGGTCGTACATCGAACTTGATCGAGCCAACACTTCTTGATAATGTGACGCGCGACATGCGTGTTGCGTGGGAAGAACCGTTCGGACCAGTCCTTCCGATTATCCGCGTCAACTCGGTTGACGAAATGATCGCGTACGCAAACGAATCAGAGTATGGTCTTCAAGCAAGTGTCTTCACAGAAAACATTGATGCAGCGTTTGCTGTAGCGGATGCGCTTGAAACAGGTTCTGTGCAAATCAATGGTCGGACGGAACGTGGTCCTGACCACTTCCCATTCATCGGTGTTAAATCATCGGGTCTCGGTGTACAAGGTGTCGGACGAAGCCTCGCTTCGATGACACGCGATAAATTAACAGTTCTTAACTTAAAATAA
- a CDS encoding MBL fold metallo-hydrolase, with the protein MIVSDEIISIPIPTPFPVGDVNCYVLRTEGENILIDCGPDTLEAWQAMQQTLTRHDLQVEDLDRVIVTHHHADHAGMAHRFSEKGIPVYGHARLRPYLEQDESFLNNGDAFLQRLATSFGVPSAIQAMLPSYQSALKWLGKGQLDFTLQEGDAITPSGRYRVIELPGHASDQIGILSDDGVLFAADHLLDRVEPNPLLEQPQPGDDALVKRPVLAYLDSLEKLQGEHIRIAYTGHGAPIRDVATLVEERLMQRKARGDQLLKYFSGEHTLFELAQETYGNRLKKSFPLVMSEMKARLDTLVARGAITVEKRLGILYYSKTEDI; encoded by the coding sequence ATGATTGTATCAGACGAAATCATTTCGATTCCGATTCCGACACCATTTCCAGTAGGAGACGTGAATTGCTACGTATTACGAACAGAAGGGGAGAACATCCTTATTGATTGTGGACCCGATACACTTGAAGCGTGGCAAGCGATGCAACAAACATTGACACGACATGATCTTCAAGTCGAGGATTTAGATCGTGTCATCGTGACGCATCACCATGCGGATCACGCTGGGATGGCACATCGCTTTTCAGAGAAAGGCATTCCTGTCTATGGACATGCGCGTTTACGCCCATACTTGGAGCAAGATGAGTCCTTCTTAAACAATGGAGATGCGTTCTTGCAGCGATTGGCGACCTCGTTTGGTGTTCCGTCAGCCATTCAAGCAATGTTACCGAGCTATCAATCTGCCTTAAAATGGCTTGGAAAAGGTCAGCTCGATTTCACATTACAAGAAGGCGATGCCATCACACCGTCTGGGCGATACCGTGTCATCGAACTACCGGGACATGCAAGTGACCAAATCGGTATTTTAAGTGACGATGGCGTGTTGTTCGCGGCCGATCATCTACTCGACCGGGTCGAGCCGAACCCGTTGCTTGAACAACCGCAACCAGGGGATGATGCGCTCGTGAAACGACCTGTCCTTGCGTACCTTGACTCCTTAGAAAAACTACAAGGCGAACACATTCGAATCGCCTACACCGGACATGGTGCTCCGATTCGCGATGTTGCGACGCTCGTCGAAGAACGGTTGATGCAACGTAAGGCGCGTGGCGATCAACTACTCAAATATTTTTCAGGAGAGCATACGTTATTCGAATTAGCACAAGAGACGTACGGCAATCGATTAAAAAAATCATTCCCGCTCGTCATGAGTGAAATGAAGGCACGTCTTGATACGCTTG